GACTTGGACATGGCAACCACCTGTCGGAATGTAGAGACGAGTTTATACATGGAGACACCATGCATAAACACCGTCTCGCCTTTGCCGCCCGGATTGGAGAAACGCCTGGAGGTCATACGTTTCCTCGCAAGGCGGGATACGCCCCACCGGAGAGTATTTCCCGGTGGGTAGTGGAATCGGCCGCTGGCCTGAGCGGTCACGCGGCGGCAGCAGGCTTCCGGTCCAGACCCAGCAGCTTCGCGAGAAGCCAGCTGATCAGCACCAGAAACTCGATCTCCGCAACGATGTGCACTTGCATGGCAGCAAGGCTATCGTCCTCGGTAGTACAAAGAAAGAAGAGGACCGCGAACAGGTTGATGACGGTCGCGAGGACAGCCAGCGCGGTGATACGGGAGAAGATACGCATGGAAGGGCTCCTGAAATGGAGCCTTCCCCATTGGGAAAAACCCCAATGGGTGGAAATGAAGATGGCCGGTACGCCGGCAAGGTCGATGCGCTGATGCGCGGAGAATCGGACGAATCTTACCCTGCCTGCCAGCGCGGGACAAGAATCGGATGCTTAGCGCGCGCACGCTGCCGCCTCGCGCGCCCGGCGGTTGGCCTCGCGGATGCGATTGACCACTGCCCAGCGCCGCTGCTCGACCTCCTCCGGATTTTCGAGCTTGGCATAGTCCTGCACCGGCCCCTCGCCCACGAAGGGCTTGTAGTCCTGGGGCAGCTTGCCTTCGGCCTTGGCCTTCTCACGCTGCATGCGACCCAGCCCATCGCTTGTCTCCGTGATCGCTACATAGTCCCACCGCGCTGGCACGGCCGCCTCGGAGAACCAGATCTCTCCCTCGCCCTGCCCCACGATGGCGACCACGTCGTAGACGCTGCCCACAGGCGATGGGATAGCACGAACCTCGAAACGCAGCACCTCCGGCCGTGGATGCCAGAACACCCGGTCCAGGTAGCGCTTGAACGTGAACGCATCCAGTCGGGCGATCTCGCCGTACTGCGGCTCGCCGGGCGCGATGAACTCCGGTTCGTGCTTCGGGCGGTTGCCCAGGGAGATTTCCCGGGAAGTCGGATTGCGGGATGACATGGGGGATTTCGGTAAAAGACGCCCGAAATTCTAACGCTTTCGGCGCCTACGCCGGCAGGACACCTCGGAAAATGGTTGGCGGCGAACTTCGCCCGCCCGCCGCCTTGACTTCGGCGCGGGGCCGGTATCTTGGTCTTAGACCACTCCATTCCTTGCCGCCCATGCGATTCACACGACTCGGACGCCACGACCCTATCGACTTTAACGCCCGCCGCCAGGCCGCCTTCGCGCGCAAGCAGCAGCGCGAGCGCGACCGATATCCGCTCTTCGCGGAACACGTGGCCGCCGAACAGCACTCGGCCGACGAGGAACTGGCTCGCCGCCAGCAGCGCTCCGACAGGCTCGAAACGACGATGCGCGGACTGCACGCCCGCGTCTGGCGCGAGAAACGCGCCGTCTACTTCTCGCTGACAGCCGAGCAGCGGGCTGACGTTCGCGCCAAGTGGCAGGCCTGGACCGGGCCCACCAGCGCCCTCTACTTCGCCTATATCGTTGACAAAGTTAGCGGCGAGGCCGCACGGCGCGCCGAGGCCTCCCGCGCGCACGCGCTGACCATCCGGCGACGGGTTCTTGCGCGCCTGCCGGAACAACTGGAGATGGCATGACTCCTACCGCCGAACAAGAGTGTGTCGTGGAGGCGGTGCGTGCCGGTGGCGCCGTCAAGGTCAAGGCGTACGCCGGCGCCGGCAAGACCTCCACGTTGCGCATGGCCGCTGAGGCCCGCGGCCGCGCGCGTGGCCTGTATCTGGCCTTCAATCGGGAGATCGCCAACGAAGCGGCCCGCAAGTTTCCGCAGAACACCCGTTGCCGCACCGTGCATTCGCTCGCCTACAGCGCCACGCGCCCGGAGATCACGCGCAAGCTCAGGAATCCGGTCGAGCCACCCCATCAACTGGCGATCCGCTACGGCTTCGGTAAACTACGCCTGCCCCACCACCATCGGCAAGGATCTGGAACTCAGCCCGAGCAAGGTCGCCCGGATGGTGATGGACGGCGCCGCGCGCTTCTGCCGCTCCGCCCAGGCAGAGCCGCTCGCTTGGCACATCCCGGTCGAGGCGATCGTCAAGGAAGAGGAAGCCGAGCACCTGCGCGAATCGCTGCTGCCGTATGTAAAGCGGCTCTGGGATGAATATCTTGATCCGAATGCGCCGTCTGCCATCGCCCACGACGTCTATGTCAAGCTGTTTGAGCGCAGCCGGCCGCGCATCGGCGCCGACTTCATCCTGTTCGACGAAGCGCAAGATGCCGACGGCCTGATGCTGTCGGTGCTGCGCGCGCAACAGGCGCAGGTCATCTACGTGGGCGATCCCTACCAGCAGATCTATGAGTGGCGCGGCGCTGTCAACGCCATGGACCATATCCGTGCCCCGGAATGCGCGCTGACCGAGTCGTTCCGGTTCGGCCCGGCCATTGCACAGCTGGCCAGCCGCGTGCTGCGGCTGATGGATGAGGACACGCCAGTGCGCGGCCAGGACCACGTCGAGTCCCGAATTCTGCACGATTCGACCTCAGGCCACGACCGCTTCGACGCGATCCTTTGCCGCAAGAACGCCACGGTCCTGACCCATCTGGCCGAGGGCATCGGCCGCGGCGACCGCGTCGCCGGACGGGCCAACGTCGACGAGCTCCGGGCGTTCGCCGACGGCGCCGAGCAGCTGATGCGCGGCCAGCGCATTGGCTACCCAGCCACCCTCGCCTTGTTCGAGACCTGGGAGGAGGTTCAGGAGTACGCCGAGTCGTTCGCCGGCCGCGACCTGAAGCCGCTGGTGCAGCTGATCGACAACGAGGGGGTGGACTATCTGCGCCTGATCCTCACCCGCGTGTCCCCAGAGGACGAAGCCGACTACATCGTGTCCACCGTCCACCGCGCCAAGGGCCTTGAGTGGGACCGCGTGCAGCTCGCCGGCGACTTCAAATTCAGGAACGGCGACGACGGCAAGTTGACCATGGCGCCGGAAGAAATGCGGCTGCTCTACGTCGCCATGACCCGCGCCAAGCGTCTACTCGACGTCAGCGAGATCCGGCGCGATCTGTACACCATGTTCCGGGAAGCCGGCGTCTAAGGAGAGGAATCCATGATCACCGTGCGCATTGGCGGGAACGAGTTTCCGCTCGACGATGTACTGGAAGATCCCGGCCGTTACGCGCGTCACCTCGAGCGCGCGAAGACGGTCCAGGGTTTTGCGGAATGCGAATGCAGCACTCGGCGCCCACGGCCCAAGCTGGTGATTCGCCGACATCGGGACATCTTCCTGCTCGCGCGCTGGCCGGAACAGGCACACCACCATGCTGCAGGCTGCCCATTCAACCGCCAGGCGCTGGCCAAGTCGGGCGCGAGCGACAACCTGGACCCGTTCCGGATGAAGGACGGCCACCATGACATCCGCCTCGATGCCTCGCTCTCGGTCAGCGCGCACACCCCAGCCAAGACCGTCCAGCGCCTCCCCAAAGGGCAGAGCACGAAGCCGCAACGGCGTTCGGCGGGGCTGCTTGCGTTTCTGGAATACGCCTGGGAGCAAGCAGGGCTGAACGTATGGCCGGGAACGGGTTCGCGCGGCTGGAACGCCTGCTGGTCACAGCTGACAACGGAGCTGGCAGAATGCCGTATCAACGGAAAGCCGGCCGATGGGCTGCTGCACGTCATGCAACGGTGGGACCCGAGCCGCAGGACGGAGATCCTGGCGGAGTTCGAAGCATGGCAGGGCAGGCTCACGTCCACTCCGGCCGGCAATCCGCGCGGCATCGTGATCGGCGAAATCGAATCCCACGGCACGACCCAGTTCGGTGGCAAGTTCGTGCTGCGCCAAAGTACCCAGCGCTTCTTCATGGCCGCCGACCTCTACGCGCGCCTGCAGGTGTCGTTCGGGGGCGCCCTGTCCGGCATCGGCAAGGCAGAACAGCGTTGCGTCGCCGTCCTGCTGGTCGAGCGGTCGAAATCAGGCTACCTGACGGTGGTCGATGCCGCGGCCATGCTGGCCAACCGCCAGTTCCTGCCTTGTGACTCGTCATACGAGGTTGCCATGGCTGACTATCTGGTCGGCCTGCAGCGGGCATTCCGCAAACCGCTGCGCCACATTGGCCGAGCCGCCGTGCATCCCGACTTTGTGTTGACCGACGTGGCTCCTGAGGCCGTCATCGAAGTCCTTGGCATGACGGGCAATGCGGACTACGACGCCAGGCTCGCGCAAAAGCAGGCGTTCTACCGCGCCAACGGCGTGCCGGTGATCGAATGGCGCCCTCAGGACCAGCAGATCACGTGTGTCCGGCTGCCCCGGCCGAGCGCTGCATGAGCAGCCGGGCACCACTGGGCATGAACCGTGCGTATCTGAAGGCAGTTCAGCTGGTGCACCAGTACCGCGCCGCATCTGTCCCGCTTGTCCAGCGGCATCTCGGCATCGGCGCCGAGCACGCCGAGTCGCTGCTGGCGCGCATGGCAACAGAGACCACTGTGGTCCGGCGAATGCCCAACGGACTCTATCTCTACGTGGGCGAAATCGTCGCTGACGAGCTCACTGCACTGTACGGATTTGCCGAAGAGGTCCTCGCTGTCATCGCCTCCGGCGAAATCGACGTGGACGCACTCAGAGCCGCCGCGGTGAAGTTCGGCCTTTCGGCCCCACGTGACGCGCCTCCCTACACCTGCTTGACTTTGCCCGCGATTGGATAGGCTGGAAGCATCCCTCACCTTCCACCGACCCGATGGGCTACATCAATCCCCTCCTGCGTCTACCCGCTGCACAGCAGCTCCTGCGCCTCCCACCAGAGCAACGCCGAGCCATCGCTGCGGTGCTCCACGAACTGCGCGAGGCATCGAACGCCGAAGCCGAATTGTCCTGGCGCCGTCGCAAAGGCCCCATGGCGGCGTATTGGCGTGCCGTCTCAACCTACGCCCGGCATTTTGTACATGCGCTCACGCAGCACTGCGAGTGTCCGCACGAATCGTCCTCGGTGGCTGATTCCCCTTCTGCCACAGACACCGGCACAGCCGCGAATCAGCAGGCCAGGGATTTTGCTTTTCCATCCCATACCCGGGACACCCGAACCATGGACATGTTCGAGAAAACGAAATGAGCGAAAACACCAAGATCGAATGGACCGACCACAGCTGGAATCCCTGGGAAGGCTGCCAGCGGGTTGGCCCCGGCTGCGACCACTGCTACGCTGAGGCCCGCAACGCACGCTTCGGCGGTGGCCAATCCCAAAACTGGGGCCCCGGTGCGCCCCGCCGGCGCACATCCGCCGCCAACTGGCGCAAGCCCTTGCACTGGAACGCTGCGCACGACGCCTTCGCCGCGGTACACGGGCGCCGGCAACGCGTCTTCTGCGCGAGTCTGGCCGATGTGTTCGACAACGAGGTGCCGATCGAGTGGTTCATCGATATGCTCGATGTCTGGCGCCAGACGCCGAACCTGGACAAGCTCGTGCTGACCAAGCGCATCGGCAACGCCACGAAGCGATTGGGCGATGCGTTCAACACGCTGATGCTGTGCGACGACTGTGCGGACAATCCCCTCGTTCCGTGGCTGGCTACGTGGATCGCCGGCAATGCCCCCGCCGATATCTGGCTGGGCGCAACCGTGGTGAACCAGGTGGAAGCCGACCGCGACATCCCGAAGCTTCTGCGCGCGCCGGCAAAGACGCGGTTTCTCTCGATGGAACCGCTGCTCGGGCATGTCGACGTGTTCTCGACTCTGACCGGTGAACTGCTGCATACCTCCGGCAACGACTATGCGCCGGGCTCCCTGGACTGGATCATCGTGGGCGGTGAGAGCGGCACGGGTGCCCGGCCGATGCATCCGGCATGGCCGCGCTCGTTGCGTGACCAATGCGCGGCAGCCGGCGTGCCCTTCCTCTTCAAACAATGGGGGCACTGGCATACGGCAGTCGTGGACCGTTCCTCCAGTGAGCCGGTCTTCCGCGAGTTCGCCAGCTTTCAGCAATGGGTCAACAAGGCGCAGACGTGGATCGCCGGCGGGATTTGCCTCGACAGGCATGGCGCGCAGCTCGAGCGCGGTCAAGATTTCATGCGCGCCCGCGACGAGGGCCGGTTCCCCGTGACGGTGATGCACGCGGTGGGCAAGAAAGCGGTGGGCCGGCTGCTCGACGGCGCCGTGCACGACGCCTTCCCTGTGACGTCGTTCGACGTCGCGGCAGCATGCGAGCGTGCGCTTGCACGGGGCGCTGCATGATGGAGCAGTTGAAACTGTTCGGACACGTGGCAGCAGCGTTCGCCGACGCGCCAGCCGAAGGCATCGCCACCGCCCAGCTCTACGATGCCGTGGCGACCGCGGTCGGGATCGATCTCGCCCAGGCTCAGGCCAAAGTCCCGATCGGCGCCGCTGGCACCCTGCACAGCCCGTTCAAGCGCGCCGTGCGCTGGCATCAGCAGACGCTGAAGGCCATGGGCGTCGTGGAGCGCATTCCGGACCGCGCCGGATTCTGGCGGCTGACGCAGCCTGTTACGCACGAGCTCGACCGCGCCGCCAACGGCGTTCGGCTTGTCGCCTTCAGCACCACCCTGGGTGTGGCCGTCTGGGCGCGCCACGAGGAAATCTTCCGCGGCCTTGGCGAACCGATTGCGCTGTGCGTCACCTCGCCGCCGTACCCGCTGCGCCAGGCCCGGGCCTACGGCAATCCCACGGAAGCGCAGTATGTCGACTTCCTGTGCAAGGCCCTCGAGCCGATCGTCGCAGGGCTTGTGCCAGGCGGCAGCATTGTCCTCAATGTGTCGAACGACATCTTCGAGCCGCGCAGCCCAGCCCGCTCGCTCTATATAGAGCGCCTCACGCTGGCCTTGCATGACCGGCTTGGCCTTTCCCTGATGGGCCGCGTCCCCTGGGTCAACTACAGCAAGCCGCCCGGGCCGACCCGATGGGCCTGCGTCGACCGTGTCCAGCTCGCCTCCGCCTACGAACCGGTGCTGTGGTTCACCAACGATCCGTCGTGCGTGCGCGCGGACAACCGCCAGCTCCTCGAGGCCCACACCGCCCGGCACCGCCAACTGATGGCCGCCGGCGGAGAGACTCGTAACGCGGTGTATGGCGACGGCGCCTATCGCATCCGGGCAAGCGCCTTCGGCAATCAGACTGCGGGCCGCCTGCCCCGCAATGTCATCGAGCGGGGTCACAACTGCGCGGACACCCGGGCTTACCGCCGCGCCGCGCAGTCTCTCGGCCTGCCGACCCACGGCGCCATGCAGCCGACCGACATTCCGGATTTCTTTACGCGATTCCTGTCCCGGCCGGGCGACCTGGTGGTCGATCCTTTCGGCGGGACGATCCGCACCGGCCTGGCCGCCGAGCGCCTGGGAAGGCGATGGATCGCCACGGAATGGATTCTGCAGTACGTTCGAGGCGCCGCCGAACTGTTCCGGCAAGCCGACGGATTCCAGATGCACCCGGCCCTACAATGGGCCACCCAACCGAGATAGGCATGCCTCAGTACAACGACAACGACCGCGAATACCCGGAACCGGAAACCGTCCTCGCCATTCGGGGAGCGATCACCACCGGCCAGTTGGGGGGCCCCATGGGCCCACCCGGCCATTGGCTCAACGAATTCTGGCAGATCGGAGCCGCGCTACGCGACCATGCCGAGATCCTGCAGGCTTCGAGAACACCGCGCGCCAGGAAGTCCTGAACACCACAGCCGGCTATCTGGCCATCGACGCGGCATAGCAGGACCGCTGTTCGAACGCTTCATCACACTGGACCGCTGGGCGCCGCCCTCGGGGCAGGCATAATGCCGGCATTTCCGACCCTGACCTTTCCCATGCCCAGCGGCCTCCTACAATGCGCCCACTGCGATGGCGCCCCCACCTATATCGCCGGCCGTCTCCAGGCGGTCATCGTCTGTGAAGAATGCGGCATCTCGACGCCTCCCGTCACCATGGATGCGGACAAGAACACCGCCTTCACCCGGCTAAGCGCCATCTGGAATAGCCGCGTCGAGCATCGCCCTGCCGACCAGGAAGCCGTATCGATGATGTCGCGCCGCGCGCTCACCAGCTCAGACATCCCCTACTTCCTGAACCTGCTCGCGGCGACCACCTCGGACTGGGAGACGGTTGGCCCCAAGTTCGCCGCCATGGCCGCGGCTCTCGCCCAGCCGGGCTACGAGTTCAAGCACGTGGACCCGCCCGAGACCGTGGTGTCGCAGGCTGCCCGCTATCAGAAGCTGCTCCAGCGCGCCAGGATCATCTACGTCGACGGCGCGCCCATGGTCCGCTTCGAGCCAGTGCCGGCGCTGTGCGCCGAGATCGCAGAGGAGGCACTGGCCGACCGGGAATGGCCGCTCTTCGACTTGCACGAGTTCATCGGCAAGGCCATCGATGGCGTGCCGGACCATTGGCAGCCGTGACGCCTTGACTTTGTAACTGGGCTGGCAAGCTGGAACGGTGTTCACTTACCTTCCTCCCTGACCATGGTCCGCTCCTTCATCGCCCTTTTGCTCGCCCTGAGCGCAGCAACCGCAGCCGTCGCTAAAGACGCCGCGCCCTGCCCGCACGTGCTATCAGCGGGCCAGCCGGCCGTTCGCGAGGCGGCGCGGGATACACGGCTTCTCTGCTATCGCGCCTATGCGGTGCTCTACTCGCCCAGCACCCGCACGGCGCTGTGGTCGGCCGAGCGGCTGACGGCCACAGCGGTGGAGGCGGCCCGCAAGCTGCCGCGCGACAGCGACTTCTACGAGGAAGACCGGCTGCCGCCTTCGGACCGGGCCAGACTGCAGGACTTCGCTCGATCGGGCTACGACCGCGGTGGCACCGAGCGGGGACTTTGCCGACAAGGCCTCGCAGGCAGAGAGCTTCAGCCTTGCCAACATCGTCCCGCAGCACAGTATGTCTAACCGCCGGACGTGGAGTCATATTGAGACGTCCACGCGCAAACTTGCTCGGGAGCACGGCTCCATCCAGGTCGTCACCGGCCCTGCGTTCGCCAAGGACAGCCCCACGCTCAACGGACGTGTCCGGGTACCTGGGTATCTGTGGAAAGCGATCTACGTGCCTGGCGTCGGCGCAGCGGCCTATGTGGTTCGCAACGATGCGACGCCGGCGTACAGCGTCATCAGCATCGCCGAGCTTGCCCACTTCACTGGTCTCGAACCCTTCCCAGCATTGGCTGGTGACGCGCGGACGACGCCAATCGACCTCCCGCCACCCACCCCACACCCGGGGGAGAAGCCGGCCCGCCGCGTCGCGTTCGCATGGTTGGTATCCGGCAACGCTGTGAGCGCAAATCGCGACGCGGAATCGCTCGGTCATCTCATACGGCACGCAGGCGCGCTGGCCACGTTGGCTCTCGCCTATGCCCGTTAGCGGCGACGCCAGAAGGAGGGAACATGTTCCTTCCAAAAACATGAAAGGCACGTCTTTGGACGTGCCTTTCGTTCTGTGAGGGCCATCACAGGCCCTCCCGCTCAAGAATGCGATGGTATTCCGAAGAAACGACGGCCTGGCCTCATAGCCAACAACAGCCCGAAGGACATCAACACGAGAATCCCATACAGCGCGCTCACCTCGCGACTCGCCGCATCTGCAGCAGCAGTCGGTACGACCTTCATCGCAGTGTTAGGGCAAATATCGCCGGGCGACGCAATTTCGAAAGCCCCTCAAGCTCCGCCCCACAATCTGCTACCAGGCCTGCCCCTTGCGGGGCAGGCCGCACCGACGCCTCGGCCCAAGTGTGTACCGCCAGCACGGCAGTCTTGACGGGTGCCTGTCCCGTGAGCGCCAAAAAAAAAAAATAGCACCGCACCCACAACGCTCGCGGGGATCACACAATGAAAACCTGCATCACCCGCCTAAGAACGATGAAAACGGAATGGAGGTAGGTCCCGTCGTTGCTACCCGAGGTCCCAGGCTTCGAATCGCTACGCATTGGCGGCATCCTTGAACTTCTGGCCCGGTCTAAATTTCACTGTCTTGGCAGCATCCACCGTGATCTTCTCGCCGGTTCGCGGATTGCGCGCAATGCGTTCGCCACGCTCGCCCTTGCTGAAGGAGCCGAAGCCAACCAAGTTCAGTGCGTCACCCCTGGCCACGGTGTCCATGATGGCCGACAGGGTCACGTTCAGTGCCTGTTCTGCCTTTGCTTTGGTAAGACCGTCCACACCGGCCGCGATCGCGTCAATTAGTTCGGATTTCGTCATGCATTCTTCCTTCTCAGAGTAGGCGTACGGCGGTCACCCAGTATGGACGACCGCGAACTGTTGTCGGAACGGCGATTGCGACCTCGGCAGCGTTTCCCAACGGCTGCAGCGCAGAATGCGTCCCGCAGCAATTTTGATGGGATAAACGCCGCAACTTTCCGGTAAAAGCTATGCCAATTAAACGAGCTTTCCTGATCCTCCACCTTCACGACTGATCTCCCGCGGCGTAGCTGTCCAAGAGCCGGTACAGCGAGCGGCGGCTGATGCCAAGCGCAAGCGCAGCGTGGGATTTGTTGCCGTTGGCTGCTGCAAGTGCCAAGGCCGCCTGCCCAGGCTTGACAACAGGTTTGGAGAGGCGCTCCTGAACGGCGTATGTACTTAAGTACGCATTCGACTTAGTAGGACGACTATGCCCAGCGGCTCGGGCAACGACGCGCTGTCCCTCCTCATGCACCTCACGACTGGCGAGCCGCGCGCCTCGCTTGACCGGCGCAGCATCGCCGGTACTGCGCTGGTACAGCCCCTGGAGATATTCATGGCGCAGGCCGTGTGCAGTGCAGCCCGTCACCTTCCTTACCAGACCATGCTTTCGCAGTACCTCATAGAAATGGCTCATCCATTGGTCAAGTGTATAGTCCGTCGGGGTGGTTGACCCCGTCCTGGGATTGGCCAGCGACGCCGCTCTGGCAAGCAACGGGTACTGCGTCTCCGGCATGTCGATTAAGACCTCTCGCTTTCGCCCACCCTTCGTTCCGCGTTCGACGTGCAGCATGCCGCCGCGCACCGCCACGCCCGGCTGAAGCTTCGCGGATTCCTCAACCCGTAGGCCAAACAGCCACATCAAGCGAAGCTGAACGCCTACCCACTCATCGGTCCTCTCAATCTCCTTGATCTTCGCGTCAATGTCGATGCCATTCCCCGACCAGGACTTGTCTTCTTGGGCAACATAGTGGCGAACGAGCCCATGCTCCGTGCGATCGCCGTATTCAGCAAGCGTCTTGACCAGATACGGCTTGTTCATGAACTCAGCCATCGCGCGCAGATAGGTGAGCTTGTTCTCGATCGTTCCCGCTGTTTGCCCTTTCCGAACCCAGTTATCCACCAACCATTGGACGTGCTTGTTCCGAATCGACCACGGAGATTCAACCGCATAGCCACCCTCCTGCCGCAGCTCGCGCACTGCGGCGCAGACATTGAGAAGGCGATACTCCTGCGTCTTGATGCTCAGCGCATTTCTGCTGCGCCTCGACCTACTGATTACGCGGTCGACGTTGTCCTCGAACAGCGCGATGAGTTCGCCTTCCAGCCGCGCGGGGAACGCGTAGCTCCTGATCTTTCCCCGGAAATCGATCCTGATACCCATACTCGTTAGTCCTGGCCAGCCGTGATATCACCACGGCGGGGGCGCGCTTTACGGTGCGACCCTTTTCCAACACTGTCAAACGCCCCGTTCGTTCGACACCTGCCGGTCACTTCTCCCCACCGGATTTGGGGGACTGCCTTCCTTGCCTTTAGCGATAGCACTCGATCGACCAGACACAGGGAAGAACTGTGGTCCGACCGTCCGCGTAGTCCATGGCCCGGCTCACGCCGAGCCCGTCCCCGCGAATACCCAAGCCGCTGCGTCGATCGACGCGACTGCGATAGCGACCCTTGTGGTCCACCATCGCAAGACTCTTGGGTAAATCGTTCTTGCGCATTTCTGTGCCGGCTGCGCCTACCGGTCGTCAAGTGAAGGGATCCGCGATAGCCGTCTGGCCCGATCGCATCCAATCCCCCGTCCCAAAGTCAGTTCACCTTGGCCGCAGTGTCTCGGGCCGCCTGAACCGTACCCAGCTCTCTCGCTGAATGGACGTGTCTTCCGTGATGGAGCCTTGGGACTGTGCAACTGTGCGCCCCAAAATCTCTCTCATTGCGTTACAGCGCGCACATCGGCGCTGAGATCGAGTGTTATCGCGGTGTGCAGCCTTCCTCAATGTCGGCCACTGTCTGCTTGATTTGATTGAAAAAAATGCCGGATCAATTTCCGGCCTGCACACTGGGCGTCCGCACGTCCTCCTTGAGGTCGTGGTTGCCTGGGATTTGCCACCAACTGGCGGCGAGGTCGATGCGTCGGGGACGCTGAAGGTGCTCAAAGGATAAACCGAAACTCAGCCGCGTCGCAACGAAATCGCCGTCAAATTCGCCAGCATTCGACAACTTGACTTCGCATCGCACCGGGTAGATTCGAAAGGGATCGGATCGCAGTGTCAGATACGTGTTAGCAAGTGTCAGGTCTGTGTGAGCAGGTGTGAGATCAGCGCGACGTGGTGACGCCCGCTGACACCTGGTGACACCACCTAACACATTCCTGTCAGATCACAGTCAGATATGTGACACCACTGCGCTCCGGCAACCTTCAACAAAGCCAAGGAGAGTCTTCAGATGAACACCACCAAAACCATTGCGGTCGATGTCGGCTACGGCAACACCAAGTTTGCCTTCCCCCTGGGTGCGGACGTTGCAACCCGCATGTTTCTTTCGCTGGCCCCAACTCGATCGGCTTCGAGCCTCGCCAACCACGGGGATGGCTATTTCCAGTCGCGCGATGTCGTTCACGTAACTGTGGACGGCGCTGAATACGAGGTGGGCCCGGACGTCTCGATCACCTCTGCATACGGCAATACCGGGCGGACCCTCTCCGAGGACTTCGTCACGACGCCGGAATATGCTGCGTTGCTGTTCGGCGCGCTTCACTATTCACAGGCCAGGGACGTTGGCCAACTCATCCTCGGCCTTCCCGTCCATACCCTACAGAAGTACGCCGGCGTCCTGCAGGAACGCTTTGCTGGCACGCATGACTTCGGCGCCGGCAGCGTCAGCATCAACCGGGTCGTCGCCCTGCCCCAGCCACTCGGATCGCTGGTCACGTTTATGCGTCAATCCGGCAAGGATCTGGACCCGGATGACAACTGCCTGATCGTGGACGTGGGTTACTTCACGACCGACTGGGTTGTCGCTCGTGGCTACATGATGGATGACACCCGCAGCGGCGGCGTTCCCGGCGGATCGTCGCGAATTTACCAACAAGTCGCCCAACTCCTTTCGGCGGACGAAGGCGGGGAGCCGTCTGG
The Cupriavidus taiwanensis LMG 19424 DNA segment above includes these coding regions:
- a CDS encoding PRTRC system protein D, with protein sequence MNTTKTIAVDVGYGNTKFAFPLGADVATRMFLSLAPTRSASSLANHGDGYFQSRDVVHVTVDGAEYEVGPDVSITSAYGNTGRTLSEDFVTTPEYAALLFGALHYSQARDVGQLILGLPVHTLQKYAGVLQERFAGTHDFGAGSVSINRVVALPQPLGSLVTFMRQSGKDLDPDDNCLIVDVGYFTTDWVVARGYMMDDTRSGGVPGGSSRIYQQVAQLLSADEGGEPSGSIERIDKSLRDGKLMRYYNKMVDLRPYFEVAKAQCQTAVKEMQTRVGRTEDIAAIVLTGGGSALYSGAIRAAFPRSHIVAMESPCYANVRGFFDIGSARQARG